The sequence GCTGGTGCCAGCTATATCCAGTCGGCCGAACTGAACGGCAAAACCTGGAACAAGTGCTGGCTGTTCCGCGATGAGCTCTTCAAGGGTGGTGTACTCAAGCTCAAAATGGGCACTCAGCCCAATAACAACTGGGGACTGGAAGCACCCGTTCATTGTCCGCAGTAATCAACAGTACATCAACTTCCAACAACTATCATCATGAAACAAAAACCGATTTTTTCTGCCCTCCCGATACTGTTCGGGTTCTTTATCATGGGCTTCTGCGATATCGTAGGCATCTCGTCCGACTATGTACAGCGCAGTTTCGGATGGTCGCCAGTGATGACAGGCTTCGTGCCTTCGCTGGTATTTATCTGGTTTCTGTTCCTCAGCATCCCTGTGGGCAATCAGATGAACAGATGGGGCCGCAAAAACACCGTTCTGCTGAGTATGGGTATCACCGTGGTGGGCATGCTCCTGCCGCTGGTGACCTATAACAGCACAACCTGCATGCTTGCCTATGCCCTGCTGGGCATTGGCAACGCCATTCTGCAAGTATCGCTGAATCCGCTGTTGAATAATGTGATAACCGATGATAAACTCCTGACCAGCAGTCTTACTGCCGGTCAGGTTATCAAGGCAATATCCTCACTGGTAGGTCCGGAAATCGTACTGCTGGCAGTAAACTATGGCGGCGAGGATAAGTGGTACTACTGTTTCCCGCTATTGGGTTTCACCACCCTACTGTCGGCGGTTTGGCTGATGCTCACCCCTATCAAGCGCGAACCAGCTGTTGCCGAGAGCCAGGTATCCCTTTCTTCTTCGTTCGCATTACTGAAGAATCAAACGATACTTCAGCTGTTTCTGGGCATTTTCTTTATCGTGGGTGTTGATGTGGGCACCAATTACATCAGTTCCAAACTGATGGCCATGCGGTTCGGATGGGATGAGGACGCAGTAAAGTTTGCACCTCAGGTTTATTTCTTCTGTCGAACCATAGGCGCCTTGATAGGTGTGTTTGCGCTGTCGCGCGTGGCAAGCATCAAGTATTTCAGAGTCAATATCCTGTGTTGCATCGCTGCGCTGCTGGTGATGCTGACAGTAGAGCACGATATGGTTAACCTGGCATGCATCGGGGCCGTGGGCTTTTTTGCCTCGTCGGTATTCTCTATCATCTATTCGAAGGCCATCCAGGCTCAACCCGACAAAGCCAATCAGATTTCAGGACTGATGATAACTGCCGTTGCAGGCGGCGGTGTGGTCACCCCTGTGATTGGTTTCGCCATTGGCGCCATAGGCATCATCGGCGGCATCCTTGTAACGCTGTGCTGCGTGCTTTATCTCACCTATTGTGCTTTTGGTCACGCAGGCAGCTGCATGGGCCACGGACCATTCTAAGGATGGTTTAGCCCCAACCACAAGAGGACCGACATTCACAACGAATGCCGGTCCTCTCGCTTCTAACTCATAATAACATATTTGGTAAACACCAGTATCAGCATCATGAAGGAAAAGGCGAAAGCCCAATATTTACTGGCGCACTTTAGCAATGCGGTCGAAAAATGCATCTGCTCGTTGGATGTGGCATACTTAATTAAGACAACTGCCATAGTGAACAACAATGCTACATAGAATGCGCTGCCTACCATATAGCCCCACCCCATAAACTGGAGGTTTTGAAGCATATTGAGGAATGGCACACTAAGGAATACGCATGCAATAATAATCGATTGTTTATCCGTTGCTTTCATCATTTTATATCTCTTATTTATTGATTGACGGTGCAAAGATAACTACTTTCGATGGCAAAAAGGGTTAACCGAACGTTATTTTTTTGTTAAATACAAAAAAAAGTCCCAACCTTGCGATTGGGACTTAAGCGCTTCAGGATGGGCTTGAACCAACGACCCCCTGATTAACAGTCAGGTGCTCTAACCAACTGAGCTACTGAAGCAGGTATTGCTGTTAAGCGGGTGCAAAAGTACGAGGATTTTTTGAAACTACCAAACTTTTTTGGAAAAAAATGACTATAAACCTTAATTTTTTTCATTTTTCAGACAAAAATGCACGTTTTTCGCCGTAAATCTTGTAATTTTGCAGCCATAAACATTAATTATATTAGGATGATGAAGAAACGATTAATGATAGCTCTTTGCGCGATGGCCCTATCCACCACCGCCACAATGGCCCAGAAAACCAGCGACCATAACTTTGAGGTGGCTAAGCAGCTGGATATACTGAACCACGTATATAAGAATCTGGACCTGCTGTATGTGGATACGCTGAACCCCAAGGAAACGGTGGGCACAGCCATTAACGCCATGTTACGCAGTCTTGACCCCTATACCGAATACTACGCACAGGACGAAACCAAGAACCTGCGACAGATGCTTACAGGAAAGTATGCAGGTATAGGCGCCGTGGTGCGCAAACACCAGAAACTGGACCGTGTGGTGATTGACGAGCCATACGAGAACATGCCAGCCGCCGAGGCCGGACTGAAGAAGGGCGACATCATACTGAGTATCGACGACTCGATGATGATATCGAAAGAGGTGGGCTACGTGAGCAGTCATCTGCGTGGCGAGCCTGGCACTACCTTTGTACTGAAGGCCATGCGCCCCAGCACAGGTAAGCTGATGAACTTTAAGATTACACGTCGCAACATCAAACTTCCCGAACTGCCCTACTACGGTGTAAAGGATGGCGTGGGCTACATTGTACTGAACCAGTTTACCGAGGGATGCGCCAAGGAGGTGCGTCGTGCATTTGTGGATTTGAAGAAACAGGGTGCCACATCGCTGATATTCGACCTGCGCGGCAATGGCGGCGGATCGGAGCAGGAGGCTGTGGATATCTTGAACATCTGGCTGGCAAAAGGCGTAAAGGTAGTTGAGAACCGAGGCAAACTGCGCCAGGCCAGCAAGGGATACGAAACGCGCGTAGAGCCCGTTGACACCGTGATGCCCATGGTGGTGCTGGTGAACAGCGAGACGGCATCGGCCAGCGAGATTACCAGCGGCGCGCTGCAGGATTTGGATCGCGCCATTATATTAGGTACGCGTACGTATGGCAAGGGATTGGTACAGATACCTATCGACCTGCCTTACAATACCAACATGAAGGTAACCACCTCGAAATACTACATCCCCAGCGGACGCTGCATTCAGGCTTACAACTACAAGCGCGGCATGGGCTATCAGGAGCATATACCCGATTCGCTCACCAAGGTGTTCTACACCCGCAACGGTCGCGAGGTGCGCGATGGCGGTGGCATTATGCCCGATGTAGAGCTGAAGGGCGACACCATACCTAACATTGCCTTCTACCTGAGTGCCAGCGGACAGGACTCAACCGAGGTGATGTTCGACTACGTGGTGGATTACATTGCCAAGCACCCACAGATAGCACCTGCTACCGAGTTCCACATCAGCGCTGCCGACTGGCAGGAGTTTAAGGCCCGCGTCATCAAGAGCGGTTTTACTTACGACCCCGTGAGCAAGAAGCAGTTGGCCGAACTGGTAAAGACAGCTAAGTTTGAGGGCTACTACGATGATGCCAAGCAGACTTTTGACGAGCTGGAGAAGCAGCTGAACCACAACGTGGCTACCGATCTGGACAAGCACGAGAAGGTGCTGCGACAGGTGCTGGAGACTGATATCATCGCCGCCTACTACTACCAGCGCGGCACCATCGAGGCTGCCCTGGCCTACGACAAACAGGTGAAAGAGGCCATACGCCTGCTGAAGAATCAGGAGGAGTACAAGAAAAT is a genomic window of Xylanibacter ruminicola 23 containing:
- a CDS encoding MFS transporter; the encoded protein is MKQKPIFSALPILFGFFIMGFCDIVGISSDYVQRSFGWSPVMTGFVPSLVFIWFLFLSIPVGNQMNRWGRKNTVLLSMGITVVGMLLPLVTYNSTTCMLAYALLGIGNAILQVSLNPLLNNVITDDKLLTSSLTAGQVIKAISSLVGPEIVLLAVNYGGEDKWYYCFPLLGFTTLLSAVWLMLTPIKREPAVAESQVSLSSSFALLKNQTILQLFLGIFFIVGVDVGTNYISSKLMAMRFGWDEDAVKFAPQVYFFCRTIGALIGVFALSRVASIKYFRVNILCCIAALLVMLTVEHDMVNLACIGAVGFFASSVFSIIYSKAIQAQPDKANQISGLMITAVAGGGVVTPVIGFAIGAIGIIGGILVTLCCVLYLTYCAFGHAGSCMGHGPF
- a CDS encoding S41 family peptidase; translated protein: MKKRLMIALCAMALSTTATMAQKTSDHNFEVAKQLDILNHVYKNLDLLYVDTLNPKETVGTAINAMLRSLDPYTEYYAQDETKNLRQMLTGKYAGIGAVVRKHQKLDRVVIDEPYENMPAAEAGLKKGDIILSIDDSMMISKEVGYVSSHLRGEPGTTFVLKAMRPSTGKLMNFKITRRNIKLPELPYYGVKDGVGYIVLNQFTEGCAKEVRRAFVDLKKQGATSLIFDLRGNGGGSEQEAVDILNIWLAKGVKVVENRGKLRQASKGYETRVEPVDTVMPMVVLVNSETASASEITSGALQDLDRAIILGTRTYGKGLVQIPIDLPYNTNMKVTTSKYYIPSGRCIQAYNYKRGMGYQEHIPDSLTKVFYTRNGREVRDGGGIMPDVELKGDTIPNIAFYLSASGQDSTEVMFDYVVDYIAKHPQIAPATEFHISAADWQEFKARVIKSGFTYDPVSKKQLAELVKTAKFEGYYDDAKQTFDELEKQLNHNVATDLDKHEKVLRQVLETDIIAAYYYQRGTIEAALAYDKQVKEAIRLLKNQEEYKKILQPKKPKQTAQLIQLQKKSPVNITKNAPKRMIFSDLA